The Bacteroidota bacterium genomic interval TTGATGATCATCCGGCCATAAGGGAAGCACTGGCTTTTACCATTCGAGACAAAATCGACATGGAACTCTGTGGGCAGGCAAGCTCAGCAGCAGAAGCACTTGGGATGATACCCGACGCGCACCCGGATGTAGCGATTGTCGATATCTCTTTAAAAGATGCCCACGGGCTCGATCTTGTACAAACCATCCGGGCGCAGCACCCAAGCGTCCAGGTGTTGATATATTCGATGTACGATGAACTTGCCTATGCTGAGCGTGCCATTCATGTCGGTGCCCTGGGATACCTTGCCAAAAGTGAACCTACGCGGCACATTGTCGAAGCCATTCGCAGTGTTATGCGAGGAGAGGTCTACTTGAGCCGGCGCATGACGTCGCGTATCCTTGGCAAAGTGGTGAAGGAGCAGCAAAATGGCTTCATTGTTGGTAAGCTTACTGATCGTGAGATGGCCATTTTTCGGAAGCTGGGGGAGGGGGCTGATATCAAGATGATCGCCAAGGATTTGAACCTGAGTCGCAAGACGGTTGAAACGTACCGCCGGCGCGTCAAAGAGAAGCTTGGCCTCGACTCTGTTTCAGCGCTCATGCAGTATGCAATTCAGTGGATGCATGGCCAGCAACAACAGCAAAAAGTGACGGCTTCTACGCTGCACTAACCAGGTGATAGTCAGGGTGTTGCCGTAGCGATATGCAGGTCCGTGGCGCAAAGTGGTGGCGCGTGAACAGTGTCGCTTTTGGCGCACGGAAAGGCCCATATTGTATCCATAAGGGCCTGTTTTAATGTCCAGATCCTTGCGCTGTCAGCTCGACACTTCCGTAAATTTGATATAGCTGCAAAACGCACAAATCAGCCGGAAAACGCATCACATCACTTTTCAGGCGCCTTTTGTGTGACACCTGCTACCGCAGCATCTTTTCGCCATGTTAAAAGAGCACATTTTTGTGACACACTCAGTATAGATTCGAGACTGAAATCAACAGTTGATGTCCGAACTTTGCAGAGATGAATTGCGCGTATACAGAACGCTGGAGCGTGGCACAAAATTCAACTTTTTTGTCTTTCAAGTGACATTTTTTCCGACTGTCTAAGGCCCATGTACAGCGACGTTAGTCTTATCAATGTACCAGAAGCGGTTAAGCCAGCGCTGCAGCCCTTGGAGGCAGGCGGTAATGTCCTTCCCAAGCACCTGAGTACTGCAATAGTGCACGACTGGCTTCCAGTCTACGCTGGTGCTGAGCGGGTGCTTGAGCAGATGATAAACGTCATCCCTCAAAGTGAGATATACAGTCTGATTGATTTTCTGCCGGATGACCAGCGCGCATTTCTTCAGGGCAAATCTGTTAACACTTCGTTTATTCAACGGCTGCCTTTTGCCCGGTCCAAGTATAGAAATTATCTGCCGTTTGTACCGTTTGCAACTGAACAATTCAACCTCACCGAATACGATGTGGTTGTTTCTTCGAGTTACGTTGCAGCAAAGGGCGTGTTGACAACCGCAGATCAGATGCATGTCAGTTATGTGCATAGTCCAGTGCGTTACGCCTGGGATTTGCATTTCCAGTACTTGAAAGAAGGCGGACTGGAAAAGGGTTTGAAAGGACTTCTTGCAAAAATTATTCTGCATTACATGCGGATCTACGACGTGTCTTGCTCGAACAGGGTAGATGCTTACATCGCCAACTCACGCACGGTGGCACGTCGTATTTGGAAGACATATCGGCGTCGGGCGGAGGTGGTATATCCGCCTGTAGATACCGATGCTTTCTCACTCTGTGAGGACAAAGAAGATTTCTATGTGACGGCATCACGCCTGGTGCCCTACAAGAAGATAGACCTGGTGGTTGAAGCTTTTGCTGAAATGCCAGGCAAAAAGCTGGTCGTCATTGGCGACGGGCCAGACTATGACAAAATTGCAGCCAAAGCCACGCCAAATGTCGAGATGCTTGGGTATCAACCTTTTGATGAACTCAAGCGCTACATGCGGTGCGCAAAAGCATTTGTTTTTGCGGCAGAAGAGGATTTTGGCATTGTCCCCGTTGAGGCGCAGGCCTGTGGGACACCCTGTGTTGCCTTTGGTAAAGGTGGCGCTACTGAAACGATTCTCCCCGGAGAGACTGGGATTTTCTTTTTCGAGCAAACTACAGCGAGCTTGAAAGAGGCTGTTCAGACTCTAGAAAACACATACAGTAAACTAAGCCATACCCGCATTCGGGAAAACGCGCTCCGCTTTTCGGTGGCGTGTTTTCAAGAAAAGTTTGAGGATGCAGTGGCAAGGGCTTATTCCGAGTTTTCGTCAGCAGATAGCAACTAGAAAGTTACGTGAAAGTGTACGTTGAAGATATACTAGCTGCTCCCATTGCCTCCGCTTCGGTGACGGATACCAAGACGACCCGTCGGTCGGTCTTGAACAACAAGAAATTGTCGACCCGCAAGCGTCTGACCCAGGCTACGCTTGTATTTTCAGATATCGTCGCACTCTGTACGGTAATCAACATCCTGATCATCAGTAGCATGGTGTTAGGGTTGCAATTGCCAGCAGTAAGCGCCGTTATCTACGCGTTTTCTCTTTTTCCTCTGGCATACATGAGTTTTGGCCTCTATCGGCCAGTACTTATTCGCCCGGAACGGGAGATTTTGTCGCTTTGTAAAGCGAACCTTGCGGTCATCGCCGGCCTATCGGTACCTGTGTTGTTTGTGCCTCAGTTTCGGGTGCATATGGTATTGTGGCTTGGCATAGCGGGTCCTTTGCTCATTCTGATTGTGCCCTTCTTTCGGGTACTCGCGCGTATCATGTATGCCCGCGCCAACTGGTGGGGACAGGCTGCGTTTGTCATTGGCAATGGGCAGGAGGGGCTTGAAGCCTTGACGACTTTGCAGCGCGCACCTGAGCTTGGCCTCAAAGCAGCAGCAATTTTGCAAGACGATCTACAGCTCACGCACAGAATTGGTGTGCCGGCTTTTTCAAGCCTGAAACTGTACCACTCGCTTGCCAAAACACATCAGATTGACAACGTTGTTGTGGCACTGGATCCTGATGAGGAGGCAAGTTTCCTGCAGGGACACGCTGAGCGGCCTGTATTCAAAAATATTTATGTCACCCGTCGCAGCGAGGAAGGACAGCTCTATATCAAAGGGTTGACGGGTAACAAAGCTGCGGGCTTCAACCTGGCTGGCAACAGCTTCTGGTTTATGACGCAGGCTGTCCTGAAGCGGACAGCAGACTTTATCGGTGCATTTGTGGGGCTTATCCTGCTTGCACCTCTTTTTGCATCAATTATTCTGCTCAACAAGCTGACCTCTCGTGGTCCTGTGTTTTTTATGCAGGAGCGGATGGGTAAAGATGGCCGGCTGTTCAATGTGTACAAGTTCAGAACAATGCATGTGGACGCTGAAGCAAAGTTGCAGCAAATCCTCGATACGGATCCCGTCCGTCGCCAGGAATATGAGATTTTTCACAAGTTGAGAGATGACCCGCGTATCACCCCAATCGGACGCGTGTTACGCCGGTACAGCCTTGACGAATTTCCGCAGTTGATTAATGTGTTGGTTGGAGAAATGAGTCTGGTTGGCCCACGAGCCTACCTCCCAAGAGAATTACCGAAAATGAGAGGACTTGAGAAAGAAGTTCTCAAAAGCGCCCCCGGCTTGACCGGATTGTGGCAGGTCTCTGGTAGAAATCAACTCAGTTTCGATGAGCGTGTTACGATCGACGTTGATTATCAGAAGTCCAGCTCACTTTCCCTTGACTACTACATTCTTCTCAAGACCATTCCTGTTGTTCTAACAGGAAATGGGGCCGGCTAGGCCTCCTGGTGAATCTGAGTAGCCTGTGCTTCAGGGCGAAACCCAATACATGACTTTTTAAACCATTAAGTGGTGCTTTAATGCAAAGTTGACCCGTTGCAACGATAAACTTGCTGGATAAACGCTGTTGTTTGAGGCCTGTTAACAGGTTAAAGCTTTGGCAACCTTATCCGATACCGATGAATGAATAGTACATCGTTTGATTCGTTTTTGGTTAAACGAATCGCAAGAAGACCCAACCGTAACGAGTTGAATTATACATGTATAGCCCTCGGGGTTTTGATCCAAAACCATGAATAATTTAGAACCTAGAAAACGCTCAAATCAGCAATTTTTGCCTGCTGACCGGCCTCTGAATGGGCATGCTGCTGCAATTCCGCCGCAGCCCGCTGCGGGTGCCGAGTCCACCTCTATTAATTTTGGGGACATCCTGGGCACTATCCTGGATGGCAAATGGATAATTCTAGCCACTTGTATCCTGATTTCTGCAGGCATTGCTGCATTTAAGCTTACCGAAACCAAAGTTTTTGAAGCCTCTAGCCTCGTTTCTATAAACACGGCCAAGAGCGGGTCTTCACCTATCGACCGCCTCAGCCCGTATGGGGTAGATGGCCGGACGCAGGCAGACGAACTCAGCTTTCTGATTAACTCGGGCGAGCTGAGCAAACGCGTGGCCAGCCGGTTGCGTGATGCTGCGATGAGCCTCGGGTCTGATTCTCTCTTTTCAGCGCTTCGTTCTGCCAATGGGGGGCCAACAGCAACTGCTGAAGAAGCTGCAATTCGCCTCCGCGGTATGGTTTTCTTTATGCCCGCTGAGCAGAGTATGATAAACATGAAGGCGGTAAGCACCTCAAAGTATGAAGCTGTACGCCTCGTTAATCTTTACGCAGAAGAATACAAGGCAATCGAAAAAGAGCGTAGCCAGGCACGGTTGGCCAATGCACGCGACTTTACCCGAGCACGCCTCGATGAGCGTCGCGATGAACTGACGGCGCTCGATTATGAGTGGGAGGCTGTCGTGAGTACAGGAGATGCCATTACTTCCGGCTCTGCTGGCGAAATGTTGTTGCAGCAATACGGACAGCTTTCCGCGAAACTGCAAACCAACGAAATTCAGCTTGAAACCGAGCGTAAATTACTGGAGCATCTGAAAGGTGAATACGCCCGCGTATCCCCGAACCTGGTGACTTCCGTAAGTTCTGGGGCTGACAAAGAAATTGAAGCGCTTCAGGGGCGAATTGCCGACCTGAAAATGGAGGCTGAAGAGTATTACATGCGCGACCCGTCGCGCCGAGGCCGGGAGGCTGAGATTCCTGAGCTCAACGATATTGTAACAAGCATCAACCACCTGGAAGGCCAGAAAAACGCACTTGCAGAGAAGTTGGTAGCAGAGACGCTTTCAACCGGCGGTGGCTCATCAAGCACGGCCAATGAGCCATTGAGCTATGCCAAACAGTTGAGCGGTCAGATCATCGAAAAAGAGTTTAAAATCAGCGAAATTTCCCTAAACATCGGTTCTATTCGGCAGCGCATCACGGAAACCAAAGAGAAGCTTGACCAGGTGCCCGGCAAAATGCTGCAACAGAATGATGTTGAGCGCCGGCGTGCTGTTGTTGAGGCGGGATACAAAACGTTGCAGCAGGAGCTTCAGCAAATGGAAATTGCACTGGAGCACGAAATTGGGAATGTGTCAGTTGTAAGAGAGGCCCAGTTTGCTTCTCCTGTTGGCAATAACCTGACCCAAAGCCTGGTGCTGGGCTTAATTCTCGGCCTCGGATTTGGTACGGGTATCGCGTTCTTGCGCAAAGCCGTTGATCGCCGTATTCAGAAGCCGAGCGACATCAAAGACATGGGCTTCAACCTGATTGGTGTTATTCCGGAGATGCACCCGGAAATCAAAGCGTCTTACGGTGGCGACGAGCTGGTACAGTACAATGGCGGTACGTGGAATACACACTTGATTTCTGTACTGCAACCCAGTTCTTCGATTGCAGAGAATTACCGCCTGACGCGTACGAATATCGATTTCCTGTTTGAAGATCAGCCGCCCCAGGTGGTGCTGATCACCAGCCCCGAATCAGGGGATGGCAAATCGGTGACTTCGGTTAACCTGGCCGCAACCATGGCTGAGAGTGGTCGGCGGACGCTGTTGATTGACCTCGATTTGCGCCGGCCATCGTGCCACAAATTGCTCGGCATCAACCGTGCACCCGGTTTTGTAGATCTGCTTATGAATCCCGGAGAGTTCTTGTTAGAGGAGTTTGAAACGTCGGTACGCGATCTACACTTTATTCCAGCAGGAAGTACCTCCACACGGGCTTCCGAACTGGTTGGCTCGTCTGTGCTACGTGATGGGCTGCATAGCCTGCGCGAAATGTTTGATACCATTATCATCGATTCCCCGCCTGTGTTGGCAGTTACGGATGCCGTTGTTATTTCCACACTGTGTGATGCAACGATCGTTGTTGCCAACGCAAATGCAACCGACAACCAATCGCTGACTGTTACACGTCAGACGCTGGAAGCTGTTGGCGTAAATGTTGCTGGGGTTATCCTAAACCGTTTTAACGGGAAAAACACGAACATGCGTGCCTACTCCGTTTACGGCTACGATGGTACCTATGGCTACTCTTCTCAACTGGAGGGCGCCCCAAGTTAGGGTGTTGGTTGGCTTGCTGCAACTGACATAACGTGCAGCAATTTGTGCCTTTCAGCCCCTTTGTTTGCCGGCATCTCATTGTGCTACGCTGTTGTATAGACCACGCAAAAATTAGTAATACTATTTGTGGTTAGCAGCGCGAAGCGCGTGCCGATTGTGATAAGCATCCCATCGTTCGTTCAATTCTGTGTTTCATGGCCTGTCGTATTTGCCAGCAGTCTCGCGCATGGGCGTAGGGAGGAAAAATGACTGTCGGTATCCAAGCACTGTCTCACGGTTGCTGATGGCTGGAAAGAAAGACCCTAATTGTTAATAGTTCAAATAATTAGTACTGATGACTAGAATTTGCAAGTTTGCCATACTTGGCTTTTGTCTGTTTGCCATGCTTCAGGCTGAAGCAATGGCGCAGTCTGAGGAGCGCATTACCGATTTTTCCCGTCCGGGCCGGCCTACCATGTTTATCTACATATGGGGGACCGCTTCTACGCCAGGCATCTGGAAGGTAGAACAAAACGTGGACCTGATCGACCTGCTTTCTTCGGCACAGATTCCCAACTTTGGCGATTCTGACAATACAACCAAAAGTACAGTTACGGTACGGTTGTATCGCACAACAGGTGGCGCGCGCAATGAAATTTTCAGTTCCGAAATGAATGACCTGCTTAAAAGTGGGAAATCATACCCCGCATTAGAGGAAAATGACATTGTTTTGATTGAAACCAAGAGTAAGCAGCGCTTTAACTTGCAGACAGTTTTCTCCGCAATTGGTGCAGTTGCCTCTCTGGTATTGCTTGCTATTCGCATCCGCCAGCTATAAAAGCAGGGTATCTGGTCGAATAATCTAAAGGAGTACTGCTATTAAGCTATTCAGCGCAAGCCTGTTGAACAAAAGGCATTATAACTTTAGCCTTTGCTTAGCCTATTATTAAGCGCTTCGAAAGAGTATTAGTAATCGAAGCGCTCATTTGATATTTATAGTTGTGCAGCATGAACTTTCGTTCACTTATCACTAGAACGATCAGCCGGCCGAGTCGCATTTTACTTGGGGTATTCCGCAAGTTCTGGTATTACCTCATCTTTACCCTGTGTTTTGCGATCCTGGCGGCGATATGTGAGGGGTTTAGCATTGGCCTGCTTATTCCATTTC includes:
- a CDS encoding response regulator transcription factor; its protein translation is MAPPQTNSIFSRQIRVIVVDDHPAIREALAFTIRDKIDMELCGQASSAAEALGMIPDAHPDVAIVDISLKDAHGLDLVQTIRAQHPSVQVLIYSMYDELAYAERAIHVGALGYLAKSEPTRHIVEAIRSVMRGEVYLSRRMTSRILGKVVKEQQNGFIVGKLTDREMAIFRKLGEGADIKMIAKDLNLSRKTVETYRRRVKEKLGLDSVSALMQYAIQWMHGQQQQQKVTASTLH
- a CDS encoding glycosyltransferase family 4 protein, coding for MSTAIVHDWLPVYAGAERVLEQMINVIPQSEIYSLIDFLPDDQRAFLQGKSVNTSFIQRLPFARSKYRNYLPFVPFATEQFNLTEYDVVVSSSYVAAKGVLTTADQMHVSYVHSPVRYAWDLHFQYLKEGGLEKGLKGLLAKIILHYMRIYDVSCSNRVDAYIANSRTVARRIWKTYRRRAEVVYPPVDTDAFSLCEDKEDFYVTASRLVPYKKIDLVVEAFAEMPGKKLVVIGDGPDYDKIAAKATPNVEMLGYQPFDELKRYMRCAKAFVFAAEEDFGIVPVEAQACGTPCVAFGKGGATETILPGETGIFFFEQTTASLKEAVQTLENTYSKLSHTRIRENALRFSVACFQEKFEDAVARAYSEFSSADSN
- a CDS encoding exopolysaccharide biosynthesis polyprenyl glycosylphosphotransferase, with the protein product MKVYVEDILAAPIASASVTDTKTTRRSVLNNKKLSTRKRLTQATLVFSDIVALCTVINILIISSMVLGLQLPAVSAVIYAFSLFPLAYMSFGLYRPVLIRPEREILSLCKANLAVIAGLSVPVLFVPQFRVHMVLWLGIAGPLLILIVPFFRVLARIMYARANWWGQAAFVIGNGQEGLEALTTLQRAPELGLKAAAILQDDLQLTHRIGVPAFSSLKLYHSLAKTHQIDNVVVALDPDEEASFLQGHAERPVFKNIYVTRRSEEGQLYIKGLTGNKAAGFNLAGNSFWFMTQAVLKRTADFIGAFVGLILLAPLFASIILLNKLTSRGPVFFMQERMGKDGRLFNVYKFRTMHVDAEAKLQQILDTDPVRRQEYEIFHKLRDDPRITPIGRVLRRYSLDEFPQLINVLVGEMSLVGPRAYLPRELPKMRGLEKEVLKSAPGLTGLWQVSGRNQLSFDERVTIDVDYQKSSSLSLDYYILLKTIPVVLTGNGAG
- a CDS encoding polysaccharide biosynthesis tyrosine autokinase, with translation MNNLEPRKRSNQQFLPADRPLNGHAAAIPPQPAAGAESTSINFGDILGTILDGKWIILATCILISAGIAAFKLTETKVFEASSLVSINTAKSGSSPIDRLSPYGVDGRTQADELSFLINSGELSKRVASRLRDAAMSLGSDSLFSALRSANGGPTATAEEAAIRLRGMVFFMPAEQSMINMKAVSTSKYEAVRLVNLYAEEYKAIEKERSQARLANARDFTRARLDERRDELTALDYEWEAVVSTGDAITSGSAGEMLLQQYGQLSAKLQTNEIQLETERKLLEHLKGEYARVSPNLVTSVSSGADKEIEALQGRIADLKMEAEEYYMRDPSRRGREAEIPELNDIVTSINHLEGQKNALAEKLVAETLSTGGGSSSTANEPLSYAKQLSGQIIEKEFKISEISLNIGSIRQRITETKEKLDQVPGKMLQQNDVERRRAVVEAGYKTLQQELQQMEIALEHEIGNVSVVREAQFASPVGNNLTQSLVLGLILGLGFGTGIAFLRKAVDRRIQKPSDIKDMGFNLIGVIPEMHPEIKASYGGDELVQYNGGTWNTHLISVLQPSSSIAENYRLTRTNIDFLFEDQPPQVVLITSPESGDGKSVTSVNLAATMAESGRRTLLIDLDLRRPSCHKLLGINRAPGFVDLLMNPGEFLLEEFETSVRDLHFIPAGSTSTRASELVGSSVLRDGLHSLREMFDTIIIDSPPVLAVTDAVVISTLCDATIVVANANATDNQSLTVTRQTLEAVGVNVAGVILNRFNGKNTNMRAYSVYGYDGTYGYSSQLEGAPS